Proteins from a single region of Aerococcus viridans:
- a CDS encoding polysaccharide biosynthesis protein produces the protein MVKNDDSKARSTGQAAMQGAAVLTLAALVAKVLSAIYRVPLQNMVGNEGFYVYQQVYPIYGIGMTFALNGLPSFIGKQVALQNNHKQSKSLLKRYAVIVSVFALACFALVYFGADWIAAMMGDSLLTPVIKSVSFMFLLMPGLLLSRGFMQGRNLMTPTAISQVTEQFVRVAVILTVAFIFSRMEVTDKNPDVYQMGFWTMQSAWIAAAAASIVMAYYLLNYREKAMYQDFLAGHYGLDQASDPDDGAGLSWTKLTKDFVTEGFVICFFSVLLVFYQLIDAFTVYDQLVDNGIATAVAKDMKGIYDRGQPIVQLGMVVATSLATSFLPTLALVKKGDRKEAGEFEIVSRQYLRVTLFFATIITGGLISIMPQLNHFLFASSAGSEVLMVYVVMVILASLVLGQNNILQAQGQWYKAGIAFMVGMLVKGIFTAILVGFLGTVGAAWATNLGLVAMIIYLDWTLPKEVRLLKWERVAFKAGLLAVLMVAVNFILAYLWHQVLGVAPERLMDALLMGIQILVGVLLVVGYLRKDPILNQVEWETLPKGELIWRLLQG, from the coding sequence ATGGTGAAAAATGATGATTCAAAGGCAAGATCAACGGGTCAAGCGGCCATGCAAGGGGCTGCCGTTCTAACGCTCGCAGCCTTAGTGGCTAAAGTATTGTCTGCTATCTACCGGGTCCCTTTACAGAATATGGTCGGTAACGAGGGTTTTTATGTCTACCAACAGGTTTACCCAATTTACGGAATAGGGATGACCTTCGCTTTAAATGGGTTGCCATCTTTTATTGGTAAACAGGTCGCCCTACAAAATAACCACAAGCAAAGTAAATCTTTGTTGAAGAGATACGCAGTCATTGTGTCGGTTTTTGCACTCGCTTGTTTTGCCCTGGTTTATTTTGGGGCTGATTGGATTGCGGCTATGATGGGTGATAGTTTACTGACGCCTGTTATCAAAAGCGTGTCTTTTATGTTCCTCTTGATGCCAGGTTTACTCCTGTCTAGAGGTTTTATGCAGGGGCGTAATCTTATGACCCCAACCGCTATTTCGCAAGTTACCGAGCAATTCGTTCGGGTGGCAGTCATTTTAACTGTCGCCTTCATCTTTAGCCGGATGGAGGTGACTGACAAGAATCCAGATGTCTACCAGATGGGTTTTTGGACCATGCAGTCAGCTTGGATTGCCGCCGCAGCTGCTTCGATCGTCATGGCTTATTACTTGTTAAATTACCGCGAGAAGGCCATGTACCAAGACTTTTTAGCCGGGCATTACGGGTTAGATCAAGCGAGTGACCCTGATGACGGCGCAGGCTTATCCTGGACTAAATTAACCAAAGACTTTGTCACAGAAGGCTTTGTTATTTGTTTCTTCTCAGTACTATTGGTCTTTTATCAGCTGATTGACGCCTTTACCGTTTATGACCAACTGGTAGATAATGGGATTGCGACGGCTGTAGCCAAGGATATGAAGGGGATTTACGACCGCGGACAGCCCATCGTCCAACTAGGCATGGTTGTGGCCACATCGCTTGCCACTTCATTCTTACCCACCCTTGCTTTAGTGAAAAAGGGTGACCGCAAGGAAGCTGGCGAATTTGAAATCGTCAGCAGACAATACCTACGGGTGACTCTCTTTTTCGCCACCATCATTACGGGCGGTTTGATATCGATCATGCCCCAATTAAACCATTTCCTATTTGCTAGTTCTGCTGGTTCTGAGGTCTTAATGGTTTATGTGGTGATGGTTATCCTCGCCAGTCTCGTATTGGGGCAAAATAATATTCTCCAAGCCCAAGGACAGTGGTATAAAGCAGGTATTGCCTTTATGGTCGGCATGCTAGTTAAGGGGATATTTACAGCGATTTTAGTTGGTTTCCTAGGTACTGTAGGTGCGGCCTGGGCAACTAATTTAGGTTTAGTGGCTATGATCATTTACCTAGATTGGACCTTGCCCAAGGAAGTGCGTCTGTTGAAATGGGAGCGAGTAGCCTTTAAAGCAGGGTTATTAGCTGTTTTAATGGTTGCGGTGAACTTTATCTTAGCTTACTTATGGCACCAAGTCTTAGGGGTAGCGCCGGAACGGTTGATGGATGCCTTGTTGATGGGGATTCAAATCCTTGTAGGCGTTTTGTTGGTGGTTGGTTACTTACGGAAAGACCCGATATTAAACCAAGTCGAATGGGAAACCTTACCAAAGGGCGAGCTGAT